One Peribacillus simplex NBRC 15720 = DSM 1321 genomic region harbors:
- a CDS encoding tripartite tricarboxylate transporter permease, with protein sequence MGTFDYLIHGFETALTWYNILFAFVGVLIGTAVGVLPGIGPMSGVALLIPVTASITGGLPPEQAATSAIILLAGVYYGAMYGGSTTSILLNTPGESSSVVTTLDGYQMAKKGRAGSALSISAIGSFVGGIVTLIAMIALAQPLSTIAIKFGPAEYFSLMLLGLAAVSGLAGKSVTKALIMTVCGLLIGTIGIDNVSGIARFTFDIPWLYQGVEFLTIAVGLFALGEVFKTILEKDEDDGEIAKINNLIPSKEEFKESAGPIARGSLLGFFVGILPGAGATLASFFSYLMEKRISKNPGRFGTGAIAGVAGPETANNAASGGAMIPLLTLGIPGSGTTAILMGALMMYNVQPGPLLFEDHPQVAWGLIASMFIGNLMLLILNLPLVKVFAKIIETPKKYLIPIIIAISIFGVYAVQVSTYDLLLLLGCGVLGYFLSKNDYPIAPLVLGLVLGPMIENNMRRALTISDGDYSLFFTRPLSLTFLIVTALWLLIPVLLKKRGKDVVINIEG encoded by the coding sequence GTGGGCACTTTTGATTATTTAATTCATGGATTTGAAACGGCACTAACTTGGTATAACATCCTTTTTGCATTTGTCGGAGTATTGATCGGTACGGCTGTCGGCGTTTTGCCGGGAATCGGGCCGATGAGCGGTGTGGCTCTATTAATTCCGGTAACCGCTTCGATTACAGGGGGACTTCCACCAGAGCAAGCGGCAACAAGCGCCATCATTTTACTTGCAGGTGTTTATTATGGAGCGATGTATGGAGGATCGACAACTTCCATCCTATTGAATACACCTGGCGAATCTTCTTCTGTCGTCACCACATTGGATGGTTACCAAATGGCGAAGAAGGGAAGAGCCGGGAGTGCATTATCTATTTCGGCAATCGGTTCTTTCGTCGGAGGGATCGTCACCCTTATCGCCATGATTGCCTTGGCTCAGCCATTATCGACGATTGCCATTAAATTCGGTCCGGCTGAGTATTTTTCGCTCATGCTTCTAGGGTTGGCGGCAGTCAGCGGCCTCGCGGGAAAATCCGTAACCAAGGCACTGATCATGACGGTTTGCGGTTTGTTGATCGGGACGATAGGCATTGATAACGTATCCGGGATCGCCCGTTTTACATTCGACATTCCTTGGCTGTATCAAGGGGTCGAATTCCTGACGATCGCGGTCGGTCTATTTGCACTTGGAGAAGTATTTAAAACAATCTTGGAAAAAGACGAGGATGATGGGGAAATTGCAAAGATCAATAATTTGATTCCTTCCAAAGAAGAATTCAAGGAATCTGCGGGGCCCATTGCGAGGGGGTCGCTCTTAGGTTTCTTTGTAGGAATCCTGCCGGGTGCAGGGGCTACTCTTGCTTCTTTCTTCTCGTACCTTATGGAAAAACGGATTTCAAAAAACCCCGGGAGATTTGGTACAGGGGCGATCGCTGGAGTGGCTGGTCCTGAAACGGCCAATAACGCAGCTTCTGGCGGAGCGATGATTCCATTATTGACGCTGGGAATTCCGGGTTCCGGTACAACGGCGATTTTAATGGGTGCGCTCATGATGTACAATGTTCAGCCAGGTCCATTATTATTCGAGGACCATCCTCAGGTGGCTTGGGGACTTATCGCCAGTATGTTCATCGGGAATCTGATGCTTCTCATCCTTAATCTCCCGCTCGTTAAGGTTTTTGCGAAAATCATTGAAACGCCAAAGAAATATTTGATTCCGATCATTATCGCGATTTCCATTTTTGGCGTTTATGCGGTACAAGTATCTACTTATGATTTATTGCTATTACTGGGATGCGGGGTCTTGGGATATTTCTTAAGTAAAAATGATTATCCAATCGCCCCGTTGGTATTAGGACTGGTTTTAGGACCGATGATAGAAAATAATATGCGCAGAGCCCTGACGATATCCGATGGTGATTACAGTTTGTTTTTCACTCGGCCGCTTTCCCTGACATTCCTGATCGTAACGGCATTATGGCTGCTCATTCCTGTTTTACTTAAGAAGAGAGGGAAGGATGTTGTCATCAATATTGAAGGTTAA